Part of the Mycolicibacterium mageritense genome is shown below.
GTTGCCCAGGTACAACGCGACGCTCTGCGTGCCTTCGGGCCCGTAGAAGATCAGGTCGCCCGGCATGGCCGCCTGCGGCAGCACCTTCTGGCCCACCTTGTACTGCTCGCCCGACGACCGGGGCAGCTTCACGCCGACGCCCGCGAACGAGTAGACGATGAGGCCCGACGCGTCGAAGCCGACGACGTTGGCGGAGGGGTCGACGTAACCAGGGGTGGTCGTCGGCACGAGCGCCAGCCCCGGCGAGGCCGGGGTGGCCGGCATGGCCGGCGCGAGCAGCGGCGCGGAGGCACCGGGCACGGCCGGGCTCACCGCGGGGGGCGGGGCCGTGCGGACCACGCCGCGGGTGGGGCCCGCCGAATCGCCACCGCCGTACTTGAACGGCACGCCGCGCTGCGACAGCGCGCGGGCGATGACCTGCTCGATGAACTTCTGGTTGCCCGCGGGTCGTTGGTACGGGTCGGCACTGGCGATCCCGGGCGTTGCCACGAGCAGCGCAAGGCTGATGACAAGGGCGTATGTGCTTCTCATCCCCACTTCAACTCTCCGACTTCAGCGCCGGACGTCGGGTTGACCGCCGGTCGACATCTGCCACCGGAACTATTTGTACCGACAGATCGCCGAAATTCCCAATTTCTTTGCCGCGCAACGCTAATGAGATGCCATACCGTGACCGAACAGTGACTTCCGGCCGGGTATCGAACCATAGCCCACCCGGCTGGGACGAAAGCGTGTGCACCCCAATCCGATTCGATCGCATGCAAGGATGGCGCCATGCACAGCGCACCCGAACAGCAGACGTGGTCGGCCCGGTTGTGGCACGACGTCGAATCCACCTTTGCGGCCATTCTGGCCCACCCGTTCGTGACCGGTCTCACCGACGGCACGCTCGATGATCAGGTGTTCGCCCACTACGTGGCCCAGGATGTGCACTATCTGCGGGATTACGCCCGCGCGTTGGCGATCGTGGGCGCCAAGGCCCCTACTCTGGCCGACACCGCGATGTTCAGTCGCCATGCCGCCGAGGTCTTCGACGTCGAACTGCAACTGCACGACGAACTGCTGCCGCAGCTCGGCCTGGATCCGGCCACCCTGGACGCGGCCCCGGTGGCCCCCACGACGCGCGCCTACACCAGCTACCTGATCGCCACCGCGTACAGCGGCAGTTTCGCCGACGGGCTCGCGGCGGTTCTGCCGTGTTACTGGATCTATGCCAAGGTCGGCGCGCAGCTGCTCGAGCACGGCTCACCTGACCGTCGCTATCAGAGCTGGATCGACAGCTACGGCGGCGAAGAGTTCGCCACGACGGTCGCAGAGGTGCTCGCGGTGACCGACCGGACCGGGCCGACGCTGACCGCGGCGGACGAGGCGGTAGCTCGGGCGCACTTCACCGTCACCGCGCGGTACGAGTGGATGTTCTTCGATGCGGCATACCGCCGCGAGCAGTGGCCGGTGTGAAAGCGAGACGGCCCCGCCTGCACTGCCGGACGGGCAGGACAGGCGGGGCCGGTCAGGGCTCGGTCGGTGGTGCGGTCAGCCCAGCGCGGCGAGCGCGGCGTCGTAGTTGGGCTCGTCGGCGACCTCGGACACCAGCTCGGTGTAGGCGACGTTGCCGTCGGCACCGATGACCACGACCGCACGCCCGAGCAGGCCGGCCATCGGACCGTCGGCGATGGTGATGCCGTAGTCCTCACCGAAACCGTCGCGGAACGCCGACGCGGTGGTCACGTTCTCGATGCCCTCGGCACCGCAGAAGCGCTTCTGCGCGAACGGCAGATCCTTGGACACGCACAGCACGGTCGCGCCGGTGGCCGCGGCCCGCTCGTTGAACGTGCGCACGCTCGTGGCGCACGTCGGGGTGTCGACGGACGGGAAGATGTTGAGCAGCACGGCCTTGTCGCGGAACTGCTCGTTGGTGACCGGGCCGAGATCGGTG
Proteins encoded:
- the ripD gene encoding NlpC/P60 family peptidoglycan-binding protein RipD → MRSTYALVISLALLVATPGIASADPYQRPAGNQKFIEQVIARALSQRGVPFKYGGGDSAGPTRGVVRTAPPPAVSPAVPGASAPLLAPAMPATPASPGLALVPTTTPGYVDPSANVVGFDASGLIVYSFAGVGVKLPRSSGEQYKVGQKVLPQAAMPGDLIFYGPEGTQSVALYLGNNQMIQGTEPAVTVSPVRAEGMTPYLVRIIA
- the tenA gene encoding thiaminase II — its product is MHSAPEQQTWSARLWHDVESTFAAILAHPFVTGLTDGTLDDQVFAHYVAQDVHYLRDYARALAIVGAKAPTLADTAMFSRHAAEVFDVELQLHDELLPQLGLDPATLDAAPVAPTTRAYTSYLIATAYSGSFADGLAAVLPCYWIYAKVGAQLLEHGSPDRRYQSWIDSYGGEEFATTVAEVLAVTDRTGPTLTAADEAVARAHFTVTARYEWMFFDAAYRREQWPV
- the tpx gene encoding thiol peroxidase gives rise to the protein MAQITLRGNPVNTVGELPAVGSPAPSFALTGTDLGPVTNEQFRDKAVLLNIFPSVDTPTCATSVRTFNERAAATGATVLCVSKDLPFAQKRFCGAEGIENVTTASAFRDGFGEDYGITIADGPMAGLLGRAVVVIGADGNVAYTELVSEVADEPNYDAALAALG